Within the Pseudomonas sp. SL4(2022) genome, the region CATACCAGAAGCGTGGGTTGCTCACCAGCATGTAATCGAGCACGCCGTGATTGGTCTCGGTGATAAACGGCTGCACGCTATGGAGCTGCTTGCTGTAGATGTTCGACCAGGGGTTTTCTGCGCCCTGCACCTTGCCGTTTTTCAATGCCTCGAAAACCTCGGCAAATGGCATGGCCAAAGGCGTGGCACCGAGCTGGTTGAACTGCGCTTCAAGCACCGAAGAGGGTTGGATGCGGAATTTCAACCCGGCAGCGTCTCCAGGCACCTGCAGTGCCTTGGTTGCCGAAAGTTGTTTCATGCCGTTGTGCCAATAGGCCAGACCGACGATGTTGTGGTCTTCCATGGAGCGCAGCAGCTGGCGGCCCTTGGCGCGTTTCTGGAAGCGATTGACGGCGTCCAGGTCGTCGAAGAGAAAGGGCAGGTCGAACACCTGTAATTGTTTGGTGTATTTCTCAAATTTAGCGAGCGAAGGAGCCAGCAGCTGCACCTCGTTTTTAGCCAGTGCGTCGAGTTCGTTGGCATCACCGTACAGGGTGGAGTTGGGGTAGACCTCAACCTTTACCTTGTCGCCCAGGCGCTCCTCGGCCAGCTTCTTGAACAGGAGTGCGCCTTGGCCTTTGGGGGTGTTGTCTGCCACCACATGGGCGAACTTGATCACGATTAGCCCCTTGTCGGTTGCTGCGTGAACTGTGGTTGCTGCTAGCAGCAGGCTGCTGGCAACGAGGGTGCAGATCGACTTGAACATAGCGGTGTTCCTGATTGTTCTTATGTTGTTTTGTTGACAGCGCTCCAGGAAATTCAAGCAAACTGGCTGGTTTAGGCTGTCAGATTGGCACAGTCGCACGCTGATTACAGTGCGCAGTGCATCGCCTGTATCGCAATGCCTATGCCAGAGTGGCAACTCGCCTGCAGGGCTGTATTGGTGGCAAAACAGCCGTGATGTAGCGCACATCACTTGGCGAAAAGTCGCCATTGGCGAATAAAAATCGGCAAATAACTGCTTATTTTGAGTGGCGGTGGCGTTTTATCGCCACCTCCAGGAGGCGGCTTAGCGGAGGGATCAGCGGCGCACGGCGCGCCAGGCAGCCAAGAGGCATAGGGCCAAGAGCACGGCGAGGCTGAGCAGGGTCCAGTGGGTGAATGACAGGCCGAGAATGTTGTAGTCGGTCTGCCCACAAACGCCGGCACTCATAAAGACGCTGGGCAGCCAGTCATGCAGGGGCAGATAAAAAGCGTAGAACGGGAAGGGGGAGCAACTGGAGCTTTCCAGCATACCGGTTTCGATCAACACCAGATGCGTGTTGTCGTACACCGCCATACCTGCCGTGGCCAATAGCAAAGGCCAAAGTGGCAAGGCCAGCCAACGCAGCCCCAGGGCTTCTACCGTCAGAATCAGCAGGCTGACAACGCCACCACACAGCAGCCATAAACGAATTTGAATGCACAGGGTGCAGGGCTCCCAACCGGCCAGATGCTGCAACAACAAGGCACCGCCGAGCATCGCAAAGCAGGCAAGGCTAATCAGGACGAGTAGGGGCTTGAGTGAGGTGAAACGGGGCATCTGAATCTCCGAAAGAGCCTGCGTAGTGGTAAAGGCGGATAGCGTGCCAGGGCATCAGATTGTCGGCACAGGATTAAGTTGCAGCGCAAGGATGATCGCCAGTGAATGGGTAGACAAGTGCAGATTCCAGTGCCGCATGATCATTGCGTGTGCCAGATCGACGCAGTTTGAAAGTCAGAACCGCATCGCGAAGGTCAACGCGCCTGGCTAATGTCTGCCACATCCCTCATGCACAGGTATTCGGCGATGACCTCAACCCATGCTTCAACTGATCTGGCACTCCGTGTTTGCGGCATCAGCAGCGATGCAGCTGAACGTATCTGGCAGGGCGGGCTGGACGCCCATGGTCAGCTACCGGTGCGCAAGGTGGCGCAGGGCATGGCCAATCCCTGCAGACACTGCCTGAATCTGATCACGCCCGGCACCCCCAAACTGATCTTGGCCTACCGTCCCTTTACCCAATTACAGCCCTATGCAGAGGTCGGGCCGATTTTCCTGCATGCCGAGCCCTGTCAACACTATGACCAGGCACAGTTGCCGGCTTGGTTTGCGTTTCTTGAGCCTGCACTGATTAGGGGCTACGACAGTGATGACTGGATTCGTTATGACACCGGCCAGGTGGTGCCAGGTTCCGTGCTGAGTAAGACCTGCCAGCAGATACTCAGTGACCTCAGCGTGGCTTACGTACACATTCGCTCCAAGTTCAACTGTTTCCAGTGCCGAGTTGAGCGCGCCCACGCTGATTAGCTTCGCTGGGGCGTTGTCCCGTGTCTGCAAAGCGATTGCTTGTCACCGCCCGGCAGATGGTATCAACCCGCATAGTCGACGATACAGGCGACTACGAGGGCGTGAACCTCTAGCAACACTCAGTCGTGTCTGCAGATGCTGAACCCAACACTCAACGCTTGAGCAGGGCTGAGTCCAACTGGTTAAAGCACTGCACGATGCGCTCATGGCTGACATCGACAAAGGTCTTCTGTGTCAGGCTGACCAGCACGTTTGGTTTGACACGGCCTGAATGCAATTGACGCTGCATGTAGGCCAATACTTCGGCGTCACTGGCGGGAAGGGGGCTGGTGTGATCCACGGTCTGCATGCTCGTAGAAACGGAATACGGTGGTAGGCAGAATAAGCAGGCAGACATGTCTCAGGCAATATTGATAGCTGCAGTGGCGCGCGAAGGCACGTATTCAGTTTCAATTCAGTCAGCACCGTTATCGTGGGGGGACTTTCTTCCTCGACTGGAACCACGGCATGCCCAACTTCACATTCAAACAAAAGATCGCTGCGGCTATAGCGCTATGCAGCCCACTGTTAACCTCCGGCGCAATGGCCAATCAGCCGCAGATCTTTGGCCTGCACGAACAGGTTTCCTTGCATGAGCTGGCTCTGGAGCTGCCTGCCAAACTCGATACCGGGGCCGAAACAGCTTCACTCAGCGCCAAGAATATTCAGGTGTTCAAGCGCGATGGTGGTGAGTGGGTACGCTTTCAGCTGGGCATAAAAGACGCCGAACAGGCGCAGATCGTTGAAAAACCGCTGGCGCGCATGAGCTATATCAAACGCCGCGCCGATGACCGTAAACCTGGCGACAAGCAGCTCTACACCGCCCGTCCGGTGATTGAAATGGGTATCTGCGTAGGCGATGAACTGAAGAATATCGAAGTCAATCTGACCGACCGCAGCGCCTTCGAATACCCGCTATTAATCGGCTCGACAGCCCTGAAGGAATTCAACGCGGCAGTCAGCCCGGGTTTGCGTTACTCGGCCGGGCAGCCGAGTTGTGCTCAGGCCAGTTGAGTGGCGGAGAAGTGGATCGAGTGAAATGTTGCGCGGGGTAAGATCCGGATATGCCGCTGGCGATAGACACGTAGCGCGCGTCAGCGTCGCTCATCTATCGGTGCGTTCAGCTTTGTGCGCAAAAATGCCAGTGCCCGCTGAAACACCGGGTGGCACTCGTCATGTGGGGGATTCTCGAGTGATGCCCAGTAGAATTCGAACAGATGACCATAGTCATCAACTGTCTGGTGGGACCATCGCTCGGGCAATGCTCTTTCTACCTGGCACAATTGGAACGACCAAACCTGGCCTAGATGCTCGGAATCCCAAACCCCAAGGTCGTTTTCAATCACAGCGTCACTGATGCCTGACTCTTCCGTCAATTCACGCAATGCAGCGACGCCAGGCGTTTCTCCCTTTTTTATGCTGCCCTTTACCAGTTGAACGCCTGCTAGAGGGTGGCGGAACAAAAGGATTTTGTAGGGCCGCGCAGATGAAAGTATCACTGGGCAAGCTTTGTCGGGGGACATGGCAATCCTGACGTCAGAAAATAAGAAAATCATACGCCGTGGCCCACAGCCAGCTGCTCATAGAGCGGTCAGGCAGGCAATGTGAATACCCCAGCATCCACAAGCAGTTGCACCAAATTCTCTGGCCACACCGTTTCTTGTGTGGCTATCAGTGCTTGGGCTGACCACCAGTGATGATCTGCCATGACCTTTCTCTCGTGCGTTGTCCAATGAGCACTGCAAAGAGCTATGGTTGGGGCATGCACAATAAAATACTGCTCCACGGCGATCACTGCTTCGCCGCTGGGCAGCATCAATGAAACCCTTCGGTCGGCCACAGGAGCCGCCACTGTGCGGACTTGAATGCCTGTCTCCTCGTACAGCTCACGTACTGCCGCTGCTTGGAATGTTTCTCCTTGCTCCAAACCACCACCGGGCGTGGCCCAATGGCTTGTACCGGCCAAAGCGTCGTCTGTATGGTGAAATCTGAAAAGAAGGACTTCCCTGGAAGGACTAATGACCAGTAATCGTGCTGCCTTGCGCTCACGCATGTGCCGTTCCCTTGAAAATGCGCGCAGATTAGTGGTGGTTGAGTTGAGCGACAAGCGGGGCGAGAGTCCTTCTACTCGCCTGGCCTGACGCAGCCCACCCAATAAAAAAGCCCCACAGCAAGGAGCAACTGCCGCGGGGCGGGAAAGGGTTGGCCAGGCCAACCTGGGGGGAGAGTCGTTGAGCGAGTCAGGCGTTAGGCTGCCACCCGCCGCCGAGGGCCTTGTAGATGGCGACGATGCCGCGATACAGCTCAACTTCCGCTTGGGCCTGAGCGTCTTCGGCGCTCAGGCGTTCACGTTCGGCGTCGAGCAGCACGAGGAAGTCCACTTCACCTTCGCGGTAGCGCACGCGGGCTTGCTCGGCAGCGGCGCGGCTGGCGTCGGATTGGCGCAGCAGGGCGAGCAGCCGTTGTTGGCGTTTGCCGTAGTCGCTAAAGGCGTTGGCGGATTCCTCCAGGGCCAGTAGCACCTGTTGTTCATAGTTGGCCAGCGCGCCATCGGCTTCGGCTTCAGCCCCGCGCAGGCGTGCACGTACGCTGCCCAGATCAAACGCCGCCCAGCTGATAGTCGGTGCCAGGCCCCAGGCATGCGCTGCTGATGAACCCAGCTGCGAGCCTCGCCCGGCGGTAAAGCCGAGGAAGCCGGACATACTCACCCGAGGAAACAGGTCCGCCGTCGCCACACCGATATTGGCAGTGGCAGCGGCCAGTTGCCGTTCGGCCGCGCGGATATCCGGGCGGCGGCGCAACAACTCGCCGGGGTCGCCCACCGGTAGCGCCTTGGCGATGGCGGGCAGGTCCTGGGCTGAGAGGTCCACGCTTAATTGATCCGGGCGTTGACCGAGCAGGGTGGCGATGCGGTGTTTAGCGCGCTGCTGTTCGGCCTGCAATTGCGGCAGGCTGGCTTCGGTGCCAGCCAGGCGCGCGTCGCTGCGCAGTACATCGAGCTGGCTACCGACGCCGGCTTCACGTAGCTGCTCGGTGATGGCGCGGGATTCCTGCTGGTTGCTCAGGTTGTCGCGGGCAATCCGTTCACGCAGTTGCGCGCCGCGCAGGCTGCCGTAAGCATCCACCAGCTCGGCGATCAGGCTGACCTGCAGCTGCTGATAATCCGCTTCGGCCACGTCCAGCTCGGCATCGCTGGCTTCCAGTTGACGCTGGATGCGGCCAAACAGGTCCAGTTCCCAGAGCATGTCCAGCCCCAGGTCATAACGCTCGCCGCGCACGCGCTGCTCGGTGACGCCGGGTTGCTGGGCTTTGCCGAATTCACCGCTGGCGCGGCTGGTGACGGTCGGCAACTGATCGTTGCCGAGGTCATCACGAATGGCCTGGGCCGCCCGCAGGCGAGCAAAAGCCACGCGCAGCTGGCGGTTTTCCTCGAGTGATTGTTGCACCAGTTGGTTGAGTACCGGGTCGTCGAACTGCTGCCACCAACTGACTTCGAAACGCGAACGATCGAAACTGACGCTTTGCGCGCTTTTCAGCTGGGCATCTGCGGTTTGCGGGGCCTGGTACTTCGGGCCGACGGCGCAGGCAGTCAGCGCCAGGGTCAACAGGCTGAGGGCCAGCGGCTTGGCATTAATGGACTTCATGCCTGCACCTCCTGCAGGCGCGCGGCTTTCTGCGCTTCGCGTTTCTCCACGAAGCCGCGAATCAGCACGTAGAACACCGGGGTCAGCAGCAGGCCGAAGAAGGTCACCCCGAGCATGCCGCTGAATACTGCGACGCCCATGGCATGGCGCATCTCGGCGCCAGCGCCGGATGACAACACCAAGGGCACCACGCCCATGATGAAGGCGAAACTGGTCATCAGAATCGGCCGCAGACGCAAGCGGCAGGCTTCCAGCACCGCGCTGACGCGGTCCATGCCTTCTTCCTGTTTCTCCTTGGCGAACTCGACGATGAGGATGGCGTTCTTACAGGCCAATCCCACCAGTACGATCAGACCGATCTGGGTGAAGATGTTGTTGTCGCCTCCAGCCAGGATCACCCCGGTGATGGCCGACAGCAGGGTCATCGGTACGATCAGGATCACCGCCAGCGGCAGGCTCCAGCTTTCGTACTGGGCAGCCAGTACCAGGAAAGCCAGCAGCACGCAGAGCGGGAAGACGAAGATCGCGCTGTTACCGGCCAGAATCTGCTGGTAGGTCAGGTCGGTCCATTCGAAGCTCATGCCGTTGGGCAGTTCTTCCTTGAGCAGTTTGGCCATCGCCGCTTCAGCCTGGCCGGAACTGTAGCCAGGGGCTGCTGCGCCATTGATTTCGGCAGTGAGGAAGCCGTTGTAATGCATCACCCGGTCCGGACCTGAACTGGCGCTGACTTTAAGGAACGCTGACAGCGGGACCATTTCGCCCCGGTTGTTGCGCACCTTGAGCTGGCCAATCTGCTCCGGCTCCAGGCGGAACTGTTGCTCGGCCTGCACGTTGACCTGGTAGGTCCGGCCAAAACGGTTGAAGTCGTTGGCGTACAACGAGCCCAGGTAGATCTGCATGGTGTCGAAGATGTCGCTGATCGCCACGCCGTGGGTCTTGGCTTTTTCGCGGTCGATGGCGGCATCGATCTGCGGCACATTCACCTGGTAGCTGGTGAACACCGACATCGGGTCCAGCTCCGGCAGCGCACGGGCCTTGGCGATGACGTTCTGGGTTTGCACGTACAGTTCGTCATAGCCCAGGTTGCCACGATCCTGCACCTGCAGGCGGAAGCCGCCGATAGTACCCAGGCCCTGCACCGGTGGTGGCGGGAAGATGGCGATATAGGCGTCCTGAATCTCGCTGAACTGGGCGTTCAGCTCGGCCGCAATCGCCGTGGCGCTCATCGACGGATCGCTGCGCTCATCAAAGGGCTTCAGCGGGGTGAAGACGATGCCGCTGTTCGGGCTGTTGGTGAAGCCGTTGATCGACAGGCCGGGGAAGGCCACGGTGTTTTCCACACCGGGGTGTTTGCCGGCGATTTCCGACATTTTCTTGATCACATCTTCGGTGCGGTCCAGGGTCGCGGCATCCGGCAGTTGGGCGAAGGCCACCAGGTACTGTTTGTCCTGCGCCGGGACGAAACCGCTCGGTGTGGTGGCAAAGCCCAGGTAGGTCAGCCCCATCAAACCGGCGTAGACGAACAGGGCGATGCCGCTGCCGCGCAAGACGCGTTTCACCGTACCGACATAACCGTGGCTGGCGCGGTCAAACAGACGGTTGAACGGGTTGAACAGCCAGCCGCCGAACAGTTTGTCGAGCACCTTGGAGAAGCGGTCCTTCGGCGCGTCGTGGCTTTTCAGCAGCACGGCCGCCAGGGCAGGGGACAGGGTCAGTGAGTTGAAGGCCGAGATCACTGTGGAAATGGCGATGGTCAGCGCAAACTGCTGGTAGAACTGTCCGGTAAGCCCGGAAATAAACGCCGTGGGAATAAACACCGCGCACAGCACCAAGGCCGTGGCCACGATCGGCCCGGTGACTTCCTTCATTGCCTGCTTGGTGGCCTCTACCGGGGTTTTGCCCAGGCCGATATTCCGTTCAACGTTTTCCACCACCACGATGGCGTCGTCCACCACGATACCGATGGCCAGCACCAGACCGAACAGCGACAACGCGTTGAGCGAGAAGCCGAACATGTGCATCACGGCGAAGGTGCCGATCAACGACACCGGCACGGCGGCCAGCGGGATGAACGACGCGCGCCAGGTTTGCAGGAACAGAATCACCACCAGCACCACCAGGATGATGGCCTCGAGCAGGGTATGCACCACCGCTTCAATGGAGCCACGCACGAAGATGGTCGGGTCATAGACGATTTCGTAGTCCACGCCCTGCGGGAAGTTCTGTTTCAACTCGGCCATGCGGGCGCGCACCGCATCGGAAATCTCGATGGCGTTGGAGCCGGGACGCTGGAACACCGGGATGGCAACCGCCGGCTTGTTGTTGAGCAAGGAGCGCAGGGCGTACTGGCTGGAACCCAGTTCAATGCGTGCGATGTCTTTCAAACGGGTGATTTCACCGTTTTCACCGGCGCGAATGATGATGTTCTCGAACTCTTCCTCGCTGACCAGACGGCCTTGGGTGTTGATCGACAGCTGGAAGCTGTTGCCAGCGTCAGAGGGCGGGGCACCGAGCGAGCCGGCCGCGACCTGGCGGTTCTGCTCACGAATGGCATTGACCACGTCACTGGCGGCCAGGCCCCGTGACGCGACCTTGTTCGGATCGAGCCACACGCGCAGCGAGTAGTTGCCCAGGCCGAACAGCTGCACATCACCCACGCCATCCAGGCGCGCCAACTCGTCCTTGACGTTGAGCGCAGCATAGTTGGACAGATACAGCATGTCGTAGCGGTCGTCCGGCGAGGTCAGGTGCACGACCATGGTCAGGTCGGGCGAAGCCTTGTCGACGGTCACGCCAAGGCGCTGCACTTCGGTGGGCAGGGTCGGCATGGTCCGGGTCACGCGGTTCTGCACCTGCACCTGGGCTTTGTCCAGATCGGTGCCGAGGGCGAAGGTCAGGGTCAGGGTCATCTTGCCGTCGGCCGTGCCCTGGGACGACATATAGAGCATGCCTTCCACCCCGGTGATCGCCTGTTCCAGCGGTGAGGCAACGGTTTCACCAATCACCTTGGGGTTGGCACCGGGGAAGGTGGCGCGCACCACCACGGTGGGCGGCACCACTTCCGGGTATTCGCTGATCGGCAACTGGAACAGCGAGATGGCTCCGCCAATCAGGATCAACAGTGATAGCACAGCGGCGAAAATCGGCCGCTGAATAAAGAATTGCGAGAAGTTCATCAGA harbors:
- a CDS encoding NUDIX hydrolase: MRERKAARLLVISPSREVLLFRFHHTDDALAGTSHWATPGGGLEQGETFQAAAVRELYEETGIQVRTVAAPVADRRVSLMLPSGEAVIAVEQYFIVHAPTIALCSAHWTTHERKVMADHHWWSAQALIATQETVWPENLVQLLVDAGVFTLPA
- a CDS encoding DUF1203 domain-containing protein; this encodes MTSTHASTDLALRVCGISSDAAERIWQGGLDAHGQLPVRKVAQGMANPCRHCLNLITPGTPKLILAYRPFTQLQPYAEVGPIFLHAEPCQHYDQAQLPAWFAFLEPALIRGYDSDDWIRYDTGQVVPGSVLSKTCQQILSDLSVAYVHIRSKFNCFQCRVERAHAD
- a CDS encoding TRAP transporter substrate-binding protein produces the protein MFKSICTLVASSLLLAATTVHAATDKGLIVIKFAHVVADNTPKGQGALLFKKLAEERLGDKVKVEVYPNSTLYGDANELDALAKNEVQLLAPSLAKFEKYTKQLQVFDLPFLFDDLDAVNRFQKRAKGRQLLRSMEDHNIVGLAYWHNGMKQLSATKALQVPGDAAGLKFRIQPSSVLEAQFNQLGATPLAMPFAEVFEALKNGKVQGAENPWSNIYSKQLHSVQPFITETNHGVLDYMLVSNPRFWYAIPHQIRMQLEGIIDEVTYEVNRQAEAANQADRDRIAAATGTQVITLNEEQRNAWRKAMQPVWQQFEGVIGADIMKAAQTVNRNKR
- a CDS encoding NUDIX hydrolase, which produces MSPDKACPVILSSARPYKILLFRHPLAGVQLVKGSIKKGETPGVAALRELTEESGISDAVIENDLGVWDSEHLGQVWSFQLCQVERALPERWSHQTVDDYGHLFEFYWASLENPPHDECHPVFQRALAFLRTKLNAPIDERR
- a CDS encoding efflux RND transporter permease subunit produces the protein MNFSQFFIQRPIFAAVLSLLILIGGAISLFQLPISEYPEVVPPTVVVRATFPGANPKVIGETVASPLEQAITGVEGMLYMSSQGTADGKMTLTLTFALGTDLDKAQVQVQNRVTRTMPTLPTEVQRLGVTVDKASPDLTMVVHLTSPDDRYDMLYLSNYAALNVKDELARLDGVGDVQLFGLGNYSLRVWLDPNKVASRGLAASDVVNAIREQNRQVAAGSLGAPPSDAGNSFQLSINTQGRLVSEEEFENIIIRAGENGEITRLKDIARIELGSSQYALRSLLNNKPAVAIPVFQRPGSNAIEISDAVRARMAELKQNFPQGVDYEIVYDPTIFVRGSIEAVVHTLLEAIILVVLVVILFLQTWRASFIPLAAVPVSLIGTFAVMHMFGFSLNALSLFGLVLAIGIVVDDAIVVVENVERNIGLGKTPVEATKQAMKEVTGPIVATALVLCAVFIPTAFISGLTGQFYQQFALTIAISTVISAFNSLTLSPALAAVLLKSHDAPKDRFSKVLDKLFGGWLFNPFNRLFDRASHGYVGTVKRVLRGSGIALFVYAGLMGLTYLGFATTPSGFVPAQDKQYLVAFAQLPDAATLDRTEDVIKKMSEIAGKHPGVENTVAFPGLSINGFTNSPNSGIVFTPLKPFDERSDPSMSATAIAAELNAQFSEIQDAYIAIFPPPPVQGLGTIGGFRLQVQDRGNLGYDELYVQTQNVIAKARALPELDPMSVFTSYQVNVPQIDAAIDREKAKTHGVAISDIFDTMQIYLGSLYANDFNRFGRTYQVNVQAEQQFRLEPEQIGQLKVRNNRGEMVPLSAFLKVSASSGPDRVMHYNGFLTAEINGAAAPGYSSGQAEAAMAKLLKEELPNGMSFEWTDLTYQQILAGNSAIFVFPLCVLLAFLVLAAQYESWSLPLAVILIVPMTLLSAITGVILAGGDNNIFTQIGLIVLVGLACKNAILIVEFAKEKQEEGMDRVSAVLEACRLRLRPILMTSFAFIMGVVPLVLSSGAGAEMRHAMGVAVFSGMLGVTFFGLLLTPVFYVLIRGFVEKREAQKAARLQEVQA
- a CDS encoding ATP-dependent zinc protease, yielding MPNFTFKQKIAAAIALCSPLLTSGAMANQPQIFGLHEQVSLHELALELPAKLDTGAETASLSAKNIQVFKRDGGEWVRFQLGIKDAEQAQIVEKPLARMSYIKRRADDRKPGDKQLYTARPVIEMGICVGDELKNIEVNLTDRSAFEYPLLIGSTALKEFNAAVSPGLRYSAGQPSCAQAS
- a CDS encoding efflux transporter outer membrane subunit translates to MKSINAKPLALSLLTLALTACAVGPKYQAPQTADAQLKSAQSVSFDRSRFEVSWWQQFDDPVLNQLVQQSLEENRQLRVAFARLRAAQAIRDDLGNDQLPTVTSRASGEFGKAQQPGVTEQRVRGERYDLGLDMLWELDLFGRIQRQLEASDAELDVAEADYQQLQVSLIAELVDAYGSLRGAQLRERIARDNLSNQQESRAITEQLREAGVGSQLDVLRSDARLAGTEASLPQLQAEQQRAKHRIATLLGQRPDQLSVDLSAQDLPAIAKALPVGDPGELLRRRPDIRAAERQLAAATANIGVATADLFPRVSMSGFLGFTAGRGSQLGSSAAHAWGLAPTISWAAFDLGSVRARLRGAEAEADGALANYEQQVLLALEESANAFSDYGKRQQRLLALLRQSDASRAAAEQARVRYREGEVDFLVLLDAERERLSAEDAQAQAEVELYRGIVAIYKALGGGWQPNA
- a CDS encoding disulfide bond formation protein B; the encoded protein is MPRFTSLKPLLVLISLACFAMLGGALLLQHLAGWEPCTLCIQIRLWLLCGGVVSLLILTVEALGLRWLALPLWPLLLATAGMAVYDNTHLVLIETGMLESSSCSPFPFYAFYLPLHDWLPSVFMSAGVCGQTDYNILGLSFTHWTLLSLAVLLALCLLAAWRAVRR